In Dyadobacter subterraneus, a single genomic region encodes these proteins:
- a CDS encoding 1-aminocyclopropane-1-carboxylate deaminase/D-cysteine desulfhydrase: MDLLVPSLPTPLLEISDEVILKSGVRLFIKRDDLIHPTVSGNKWRKLKYNLKQAKSEGTTTLLTFGGAFSNHLYATAAAGKYSGFQTIGIVRGEDPGEKKSSTLKFCEAQGMVLHYVSREEYKLRNSDDYINGLKRKFPNTFIIPEGGTSEFALKGVEEMTEEVNQQLGFTPHYYAIAAGTGGTAAGILSSGANVVAFSALKGGDFLETDILNMVEENDSRGQLKLFTEYHFKGYAKYTQELLDFILMFKNNHGIQLEQVYTGKMLFGLYDLIEKGYFKTGDCIVAVHTGGLQGLLAELKQD; this comes from the coding sequence GTGGACTTACTGGTTCCTTCATTACCGACACCGCTTCTGGAAATATCTGATGAGGTCATTTTAAAGTCTGGTGTCAGATTATTTATCAAACGTGATGATTTAATTCACCCAACGGTTTCAGGAAATAAATGGCGGAAATTGAAATATAATCTTAAACAGGCGAAATCAGAAGGAACAACGACTTTATTAACTTTCGGAGGTGCTTTTTCCAATCATTTGTATGCAACTGCGGCGGCGGGCAAATACTCAGGTTTTCAAACAATTGGTATTGTCAGAGGGGAAGATCCTGGTGAGAAAAAATCTTCTACGTTGAAATTCTGTGAGGCGCAGGGGATGGTTTTACATTACGTTTCAAGGGAAGAATATAAGCTCAGAAATTCGGATGATTATATTAACGGGCTAAAACGAAAATTTCCAAATACGTTTATAATTCCGGAAGGCGGTACCTCAGAATTTGCTTTGAAAGGAGTGGAGGAGATGACGGAAGAGGTAAATCAACAATTAGGTTTTACTCCTCATTACTATGCAATTGCGGCGGGAACTGGCGGAACGGCTGCCGGGATACTTTCCTCGGGTGCTAATGTGGTGGCATTTTCAGCTTTAAAAGGCGGAGATTTTTTAGAAACTGATATTTTAAATATGGTTGAGGAAAATGATAGTCGAGGACAGTTAAAACTGTTTACAGAATATCATTTCAAGGGCTATGCCAAATACACACAGGAATTACTTGATTTTATATTGATGTTCAAAAACAATCATGGAATCCAGTTGGAACAGGTTTATACCGGGAAAATGTTATTCGGCTTATATGATTTGATTGAGAAGGGATATTTTAAAACCGGGGATTGTATTGTGGCTGTTCACACGGGTGGTTTGCAGGGGCTTTTGGCGGAGTTGAAGCAGGATTAA
- a CDS encoding RluA family pseudouridine synthase: MLVDEIDNGADEDDLFEHYRIVADKGQTAMRLDKFLNVHVANASRTKIQNGIEAEAVKVNGLPAKSSYKVKPFDIITLLLPNAPRDTEIIPENIPLEIIYEDDVLLLVNKPTGMVVHPAFGNWTGTLINALVYHFQNLPTGRNGEGRPGLVHRIDKDTSGLLVIAKTEFAMTFLAKQFSDHTIERTYNALIWGEPKENKGTITGYIGRSAKDRRVMDIFEDGSQGKHAVTHFEVLKSMRYVSLVKCNLETGRTHQIRAHMQHIGHPIFNDTVYGGDKILRGGTTGSFKVFVENNFKLLPGQALHAKSLGFVHPTTKEWMQFDTELPENFQTIVDKWENFIKYQ; the protein is encoded by the coding sequence ATGCTCGTAGACGAAATAGATAACGGTGCCGACGAAGACGATTTATTTGAACATTACCGGATTGTGGCCGACAAAGGGCAAACAGCAATGCGGCTTGATAAATTTTTGAATGTCCATGTTGCCAATGCCTCCCGCACAAAAATACAAAATGGTATTGAAGCGGAGGCCGTAAAAGTAAATGGTTTACCTGCAAAGTCAAGTTACAAGGTAAAACCGTTTGATATCATCACGTTATTGCTTCCCAATGCACCGCGTGACACAGAAATTATTCCTGAAAATATTCCGCTGGAAATTATTTATGAAGACGATGTTTTGCTTCTGGTAAATAAACCAACCGGAATGGTTGTTCACCCGGCTTTTGGAAACTGGACAGGAACTTTGATCAATGCGCTGGTTTATCACTTTCAAAATCTGCCAACAGGAAGAAATGGTGAAGGCCGGCCAGGTTTAGTGCATAGAATTGACAAGGATACTTCCGGACTTTTAGTTATTGCAAAAACGGAATTTGCCATGACCTTTCTGGCAAAACAATTTTCTGACCATACCATTGAAAGAACTTACAACGCTCTGATCTGGGGAGAGCCGAAAGAAAATAAAGGGACAATAACAGGCTATATCGGGCGAAGTGCAAAGGATCGACGCGTGATGGATATTTTTGAGGATGGTTCTCAGGGAAAACATGCGGTAACACATTTCGAGGTTTTGAAATCAATGCGATATGTTTCTCTCGTTAAATGTAATCTTGAAACCGGCAGAACGCATCAGATCCGCGCTCATATGCAACACATTGGTCATCCGATTTTTAATGATACTGTTTATGGCGGAGACAAAATTTTACGAGGTGGAACAACCGGCAGTTTCAAGGTTTTTGTAGAAAATAATTTTAAATTACTGCCTGGACAGGCCTTACACGCAAAATCTCTTGGTTTTGTGCATCCGACTACAAAAGAATGGATGCAATTTGATACGGAGCTCCCCGAAAATTTTCAAACCATTGTTGATAAATGGGAGAATTTTATCAAGTACCAATAG